The genomic segment ATCCAGAAGAGACAATGGAAGATATAAAGAAAGTTTTGAGGAGAAACCATGGTATTCTTGAGGGACAGGAAGACGATTTCACAATAAGGAGCGCTAAGGACATCTATGATTTTGTAAGTGTCATATCTGGGTCACTCTTTCTTTTTTTAGGCACTGCCTCATGCATAGCATTGATTGTGAGCGGATTTGTTTTGGCAAACCTCTTTTATCTTACTATTGACGAGAGGAGAAAGGACATAGGCATACGGAGAACTTATGGTGCCTCAAGAAGAGGTATACTCATTTCTTTTCTCTTCGAGTCCATAACTATAACACTTATCGGAGGAATTGTAGGGGTCAGTTTAAGCTTTCTTTTAGGTGGCACGTTCGAAAGGTTTTTCAATATTCCTATGGTCTTTACCCATAAAGTGATCCTTTTCGCGGTCTTATTCAGTTTTTTGACCGGCCTTATCTCAGGGATTAGACCTGCTATGAAAGCAAGTAGAATCGAGCCCATAGAGGCGATAAGATCGTAATCTTAGATGGTGGATCTTTTAATTTTTCACTTAAAGATAGCCCTGAGAAACCTTCTAATTCATAAAAAGAGAATGGTTCTTTCCCTTTTGGGAATCCTTTTTGCTGTGATGAGCCTAGTAGCTTTTGGAAACATAAGTGAAGGACTTAAAGCAAAGCTTGAGATGGAAATTTCGAGGTTTGGCGAAAATCTCATCATCTTAAGATCGGGCATCTTTCATGTGGCTGGGAGGACATCTGCCCAGTTCAGCGAAGCAAGAACTCTAAAAATGAAGGATATAAAAAGCATAAAAGAGTCTTTAGTGGAAATCGAAGAAGTTGTTCCATTTTTCGATAGTTCGTACCCTTTGCGGTTCGGCGAAAAGAAAGTAACAGCCCTAATTGTTGGTGCAGAAAATGGTGTTTTTAACCTGAGAAATGTGGAGATCTTTGAGGGAAGGATATTTACAGATAAAGAGGAAGAGGATCTAGAAAGGGTTGCGGTTGTGGGGTTCAAGGTCTACGAGAATCTCTTTGCACCTTTCTCCCCGATAGGTAAATACCTTCTCATCTATAGGGTGCCGACTGAAATAATTGGTGTGATGAGCGAGAAAGGTTCTGATCTTTTCGGGCAGGATCAAGATCTCGTAGTCTATATGCCCCTCAAAACATTTATGCGGAGGTACAGCAATGTGGACTATGTGAAGGGAGCCTATATAAAGGTGAAGGAAGGGGTTCCACTATCTGACGTAAAACAAAAGATAAGGAGTTTTTTGCGTTCTGTAAGAAAGATGAAGCCTGAGGAAAAGGACGATTTCTCAATATTTACAGTGGAAGACATTTTGAAGACAAAAGAAGAGGGAACAAGGCTTGTGTCAATTCTTACCGTCATCTCATCAATCATATCCTTTCTCATAGGTGGGTTAGGGATATTTGCTATAATGTTACTCTCCGTTACAGAGCGAAGAGTAGAAATTGGAATAAGAAGAGCATTCGGATCGAGTAAGAAAGACACAATTTTTCAGTTTCTTGGAGAATCGACTGTCGTTTCCCTTATCGGGGGTATAAGTGGTGTACTTTTCGGTTTTGCAGCGACGATCATAGTTGACGCCATAGGGGACTTCCCTTTCAAAGTTTCGGTAAAGAATTTAATTCTTGCCCTTTCGGTATGTGTTTTTGTGGGAATCATTGCAGGGATCTATCCTGCTATGAGAGCAACCACATATGAGCCGACAGAGGTCCTCTCCTCTTAGTCTAGCTCTCTTAGCGCTCTTTCTGCGAGGTCTCTAAGGATAGAAGATTGGGAAGACTGACTTATAGCTTCAAGATCTTTCTTTGCCTCTTTCTTTTCCTGCCTCATCTCCTTTATCCGAGCGAGGTAAAATCTTGCGATGTCTGATAAAGTCCCCTCTTTTTCTTTAGCGATCTTTAGAAAGATCTTTTCCGCCTGAGAAAGATAAGACTCATTTCCGGTCAATATTGACTGCCGAAAAAGAACGGCCGCTTTTGAAAGCTCGTACTGTAACTCGTTCTCCCTTTTTTTTTCGTGCCAGGCGTAAAGGATAAAAAGGCAGATTATTAAAACGACACTAGAAGAAAGGATAATAACAAGCCTTAGGTGTGTTCTTATGTAAGTTTGGAACCAATTTACAGCTTTTATGAAAAAGTCAGGTTCCTTTATTTCCTTTTTGATTCTTTTTTTTCGCACGGTCTCTATTTGAGCATAAGTTCGAAGAGACTGTCAATGGTATTAGGCAGTGAAGAAATCAAAAGAGCGGTTTAGAGATCGTAAAAATCAGCACGTTTCTCGAAGCATCCCTTCTGTACTCAACGTTCTTTATCAGTTTCTTTATAAGTCTTACCGATTCATCCCTCTTCCTTCCTTCTTCGGCTGGGTATGGTTCGATATCCGAAAGAAGCATGTTGTAAGGCCTGCCGTAATCTGTTATGATCACAATGAGAAAGCCAGCGTCTGTTACTGAACATTCAACTGATATCTCGCCACCCTTATTTTGATATGCGTTTTCTGCTATGTTTTTCATTGCCAGATAGCTCGCATTTCTTATCTCTTCTATTCTAGAGTCTTCAAAACCGGCCTCCCAGGCGTGGGCACAGATGAAATCAGTAAGTGTAAGTAAGGAACCTTCGTCAGTACCTAAAGTGATCTCTCGTCCTGGAATACCTTCGCTCCAAAATGGATTCTTCTTTTCCATAGTAATTATCCCTAACATGGCATAAACGGATTTGCAAATACCTAAGAATCCCTGTAAATTTATCTTGCCGTGAAAAGGATCGTAATCGGTACAGCTGGTCATGTGGATCATGGAAAGACTGCCCTAATTAAAGCTTTGACAGGAATAGATTGTGATCGGCTTAAGGTCGAAAAGGAAAGAGGAATAACGACCGAACTCGGTTTTGCCTACTATAAAGGGGGAGAGGATCTCCTTTTAGGAATCGTTGATGTCCCAGGACATGAAAGATTCGTAAGGCACATGGTTTCCGGAGCTTGGGGAATAGATATGGTTCTTCTCGTTGTTGCAGCCGATGAGGGTGTGATGCCTCAGACGAAAGAACATGTGGATATATGTGAACTTTTAGGGTTAAAAAAGGCTATCGTAGCCGTAACAAAGATAGACCTCGTAGATGAGGAGATGCTTGAATTAGTGATAGAGGATGTAAAGGATTTTTTGAAGGGAAGACCATTCGAAAAGGCGCCAATAATACCGGTATCTTCAGTTACTGGACAGAATATTTCTCTTCTTAAAAGTACTATAATGGAAGTTGCCAAAGACGTGCCTGAAAAGTCTAAAGAAGGCATTTTTCGGCTTCCCGTTGACAGAGTCTTTTCAGTGAAAGGGCACGGTACTGTTGTAACTGGAACTTGCATTTCCGGAAGCGTAAAAGTGGGGGAGCAAGTAGAGATTTACCCTATCCATAGATACGCGAAAGTGCGATCGATTCAAGCATACTATGAGGAAAGGCAGAAAGCGTTTGCCGGGGAAAGGGTCGCCTTAAATCTTCAAGGTATTGACAAAGAAGAACTGGAAAGGGGTGTGGTAATCGGCGAGCCAGGCCGTCTAATCCCTAGTATAAGAGTGGATGTTTCGCTTAAGTTACTCGACCTTCCGATAAAACCGATAAAGAGCGATACGATCTTACGGTTTCACATAGGCACTGCTCAGAGGGAGGCAAGACTTATCATCCTAGAAAAAGACGAGATAAGGCCGGGTGAAGAGCTTTTCTGCCAGTTCGTTTTTTTGGAACCGATTGTGGCAATGCCTAAAGACAACTTTATCATAAGGGGATCATATTTCCCCTCGCAGACGATAGGAGGTGGTGTTATCCTCGATGTAACGGCAAAAAAGCATAAGAGGAAACGCCCAGAGCTAGGCCTGATATACAACGTTTTGAGAAATGGATCCCCGAAAGACAGGCTCGAATTGTTCGTAAAAGACAGGGATTATGAGGGGTTGTCTCTTGCCGAACTTGAAGCGATCTCCGGACTGAATTCAAAGGAGCTTGAAGAAGGCATATCAAGCTTGATGGGAGAAGGGAAGGTCCTTGTTATCTCGAGTCATGTGATGCATGAAGAGTTTGTCAGAGCTTATAAGTCAAAACTTATTGAGATTCTCCAAGAATTTCACGAACGGAATCCTTTAAAGATAGGGATTTCAAGGGAGGAATTGAAACAGAGATTGCCGAAGGTGAAGGATAGTTTCTTCGTTTTCGTTTTAGATGCTCTGGTAAAGGAAGGACAGTTAGAGATAGAAAAAGACAGAATAAGACACAAACTCAAAAAGCCTGAAGGAATGGATATCGATTCCCTAGAAAGGGAGATTATTTCCAGGCTCCACAAATACGACCTCTGTGCCCCTTCCATCTCGGAGTTGAACCAGGAACTTAAGCACCCGGAGAACATGCTGAGAGACTTCTTAGAGAGGCTCGTGTATGAGGGAAAGGTTGTAAAGCTAAAAAAAGATATGTACATTCACCCGGAAAGTTTAGAAAGATTTAGAACTGCGGTTGTGAGCTTTCTTAAGGAGAAAGGAGAAGCCTCGCCATCTGAGATAAAGTCAGTTGTGAACATATCGAGAAAGTATCTCATCCCTCTTCTGGAATATCTGGATGAAGTGAAGATAACGATCAGAAAAGGGGATAAAAGGGTCTTAAGGGAGATAAGCTTTTGATGTATAACTTCCAAGGATGGTCATTTTTCCGATCCATGTCTGGAAACTTAATGGCAAAAGTGTGCCAAAAGAGCTATGACCAAGGACTACTACGAAATTCTTAACGTTTCTAGAAACGCGGACGAGAAAACCATAAAAGAGGCTTATAGAAAACTCGCCCTTAAATATCATCCTGATAGAAATCAAAACGATCCTAGGGCCTTGGATAAAATGAAAGAGATAAACGAGGCCTACGCTGTCCTTTCGGACCCGAAAAAGAGAGAAAAGTATGATTTACTGCGGAAAGAGTTTGGAGATCGAGCGTATGACTACTTCAGAAAGGATTATTCGGAGGAGGACATATTTAGAGGCTCGGATATATTCGAGCTTCTAGATGAGATATCGCGTGCTTTTTACGCGGCTGGCTTTAAAAAGAGAGGATTCTTCTATTTCTATACAATTTTCCAAGTGCCGATTTTTAAGTTTCTTATCCGCAATGTCCCCTGGGGAGATAAATGGTATGACGAGGATTTGAGCGGGACAATCTATATCGATGAGGAAGACGCAAGAGTTGGAAACAAAGTCTCCTACTATGACAAAAGGCTCGACAAGCAGTTCATAGTGACGATTCCGCGGAACATAAAAGATGGTCAAGTGATAAGATTGAAAGGGGCCTTCGGTGACGGAATATTTTTTCCGAAAAGGGACATATATCTTACAGTCCGGATAAGAAAACCTTTTCTTAAAAGGATCTTCTCAGCCATAAAAAAATTCATTAATAAGGTAAGCCCATAGGTCACGATTTTTTTATCGTGAAAAGATACTCGGCTGCCGAATATAGGCCGAAAAACAAAGCGATGATAAGAACTATTAGACCCGGCTCCGGATAAATTCCCTGTTGGAAGATGGGCTCAGGAAAAGAGCGGTTAAAAAGGATCAATGAAATGCCAAGTATTTGCAATGCGGTTTTAAATTTTGCTGACCTTCCTGGAAAAATGGTGACCCCCTCACTTGCATAAAGCCCTCTTAAACCGTTGACAAAGAATTCTCTAAGAACGTGAAGAAGCGTGAGCCAAAGTGGAACTATCCGGTAATATGAGAGAGTTATAAGACAGGATGCAACAAGCATTTTATCAGCGACCGGGTCTATGTAGACACCAAACTTCGAATTAATCTTCAGCCTTCTTGCAAAGAAACCGTCCAATCCGTCAGTTATTCCTGCAAAAACAAAGAGAAAAAAAGAGATGAGAAAGAAACGGTTCTCCTCCAGGGAAATAAGAAAGCAGATGAGAGGAACAGAAAGAATTCTTGCAAAGCTTAAACCTGTTGGCAAAGTCCAAAGGTGGACCTTTTCATCTTGAGTCTTCATTCAAGGATTTAAGCTTTCTGTAAAGGTTCTTCACTTTTTTTACGTAGTTAACCGTCTCATCTATGGGAGGGATAGCCATTCTGTTCTCTATTATTCTTTTCGGTCCCGCGTTATACGCGGCAAGCACGAGGTCTAGATCTCCCTTAAAGTAGTCTTTAAGTAATCTTAAGTACATAATGCCACCTCTTATATTCTCCTCTGGATCAAAAACGTTCCTAAGATTCAACATCCTTGCCGTCTCAGGCATTATCTGCATAAGGCCCATGGCACCCTTTTTTGAGACCGCATAGGGATCGAAATTAGATTCAGCCATGATCATGGCCACAACGAGAAGAGGATCGATGTTAAATTTTCTTGAGTAATAATAGATTATAGGATCGTATTTTCGATTCCTTCTTATGCCTGTCTCTTTGATTTCGTAAGGGTTTGTCCCGTATATGACTATCTTGTACTCTTTGTTTCTTGGTTTAACGTTTGTAAAATGGATCACCCCTTCTTCGTCAACGTATGAGTAAATGGCGCAGTGTGTCCGGGATGGGCCAAAAACGATAAAAAAAAGGGATAAACAGATTAACGTAAGCCTTCTCTTTTCTAACCCCATTTTGCCTCATTGCTCCCCAATTAGTTTTTTGAACTCCTCGTAAGTTATCGTCTTTACCCCCAATTGTCTAGCTTTTTCAAGTTTTGAGCCTGGATCTTCCCCTACTATAAGGTAATCGGTTTTTCTAGATACAGATGAAGAGGCATGCCCACCTAAAGACTCGATAAGTTCTTCGATCTTTGACCTTTCCTCCGGAAGCCTTCCTGTAATTACGAAAGTGAGACCTTTCAAAGGTTCCCTTTTTTCCTTTTGTTCGCCTTCATAATCGGGATTCTCTATTTTTAATCCCATCTTCTTCATCTCTTCTATGGCCCCTATGTTTTCGTCCCGTCCAAAAAAGTCAGATACTGATTGGGCTATTTTATCTCCGATCTGTTTTATCTCTAGTATCCTTTCCCTTTCTATGCCATAGAGGTCCTCCACGTTTCTAAAATGTCTAGCCAGAAGTTTTGCGACATATTCACCCACGTGTAATATTCCCAATCCGAAAAGGAATCTGGCAAGGGTTGTGTTTTTGCTTCTCTCTATCGCGTTTATCAAGTTCGATGCGGACTTCTCTTGGAACCTGGGAAGTTTTAAAAGATCCTCTTTTTTCAGTTTGAAAACGTCGGTGAGGTTTTTGAGAAGACCAAAGGAGTAGAGAAGTTCAACGTTTTTTTCTCCGAGCCCCTCAATGTTCAATGCGTTCCTGGAGGCAAAATGGATTATTCTCTCAATAACCTGGGCTGGACAGTTGATGTTCACACACCTTATTGCCACCTCACCTTCAACCCTTACAACTTTGCTTTTACACTCGGGGCAAACATCCGGGATTGGAAATAT from the Thermodesulfobacteriota bacterium genome contains:
- a CDS encoding ABC transporter permease, producing MVDLLIFHLKIALRNLLIHKKRMVLSLLGILFAVMSLVAFGNISEGLKAKLEMEISRFGENLIILRSGIFHVAGRTSAQFSEARTLKMKDIKSIKESLVEIEEVVPFFDSSYPLRFGEKKVTALIVGAENGVFNLRNVEIFEGRIFTDKEEEDLERVAVVGFKVYENLFAPFSPIGKYLLIYRVPTEIIGVMSEKGSDLFGQDQDLVVYMPLKTFMRRYSNVDYVKGAYIKVKEGVPLSDVKQKIRSFLRSVRKMKPEEKDDFSIFTVEDILKTKEEGTRLVSILTVISSIISFLIGGLGIFAIMLLSVTERRVEIGIRRAFGSSKKDTIFQFLGESTVVSLIGGISGVLFGFAATIIVDAIGDFPFKVSVKNLILALSVCVFVGIIAGIYPAMRATTYEPTEVLSS
- a CDS encoding ATP-binding protein encodes the protein MIHMTSCTDYDPFHGKINLQGFLGICKSVYAMLGIITMEKKNPFWSEGIPGREITLGTDEGSLLTLTDFICAHAWEAGFEDSRIEEIRNASYLAMKNIAENAYQNKGGEISVECSVTDAGFLIVIITDYGRPYNMLLSDIEPYPAEEGRKRDESVRLIKKLIKNVEYRRDASRNVLIFTISKPLF
- a CDS encoding lytic transglycosylase domain-containing protein — encoded protein: MGLEKRRLTLICLSLFFIVFGPSRTHCAIYSYVDEEGVIHFTNVKPRNKEYKIVIYGTNPYEIKETGIRRNRKYDPIIYYYSRKFNIDPLLVVAMIMAESNFDPYAVSKKGAMGLMQIMPETARMLNLRNVFDPEENIRGGIMYLRLLKDYFKGDLDLVLAAYNAGPKRIIENRMAIPPIDETVNYVKKVKNLYRKLKSLNEDSR
- the pgsA gene encoding CDP-diacylglycerol--glycerol-3-phosphate 3-phosphatidyltransferase; its protein translation is MKTQDEKVHLWTLPTGLSFARILSVPLICFLISLEENRFFLISFFLFVFAGITDGLDGFFARRLKINSKFGVYIDPVADKMLVASCLITLSYYRIVPLWLTLLHVLREFFVNGLRGLYASEGVTIFPGRSAKFKTALQILGISLILFNRSFPEPIFQQGIYPEPGLIVLIIALFFGLYSAAEYLFTIKKS
- the selB gene encoding selenocysteine-specific translation elongation factor, with protein sequence MKRIVIGTAGHVDHGKTALIKALTGIDCDRLKVEKERGITTELGFAYYKGGEDLLLGIVDVPGHERFVRHMVSGAWGIDMVLLVVAADEGVMPQTKEHVDICELLGLKKAIVAVTKIDLVDEEMLELVIEDVKDFLKGRPFEKAPIIPVSSVTGQNISLLKSTIMEVAKDVPEKSKEGIFRLPVDRVFSVKGHGTVVTGTCISGSVKVGEQVEIYPIHRYAKVRSIQAYYEERQKAFAGERVALNLQGIDKEELERGVVIGEPGRLIPSIRVDVSLKLLDLPIKPIKSDTILRFHIGTAQREARLIILEKDEIRPGEELFCQFVFLEPIVAMPKDNFIIRGSYFPSQTIGGGVILDVTAKKHKRKRPELGLIYNVLRNGSPKDRLELFVKDRDYEGLSLAELEAISGLNSKELEEGISSLMGEGKVLVISSHVMHEEFVRAYKSKLIEILQEFHERNPLKIGISREELKQRLPKVKDSFFVFVLDALVKEGQLEIEKDRIRHKLKKPEGMDIDSLEREIISRLHKYDLCAPSISELNQELKHPENMLRDFLERLVYEGKVVKLKKDMYIHPESLERFRTAVVSFLKEKGEASPSEIKSVVNISRKYLIPLLEYLDEVKITIRKGDKRVLREISF